The Streptomyces sp. DH-12 genome has a window encoding:
- a CDS encoding non-ribosomal peptide synthetase — protein sequence MSLQEDARRPLSGAQEGLWYAGRLAPDSAAYNTAEAVEVHGPLDTALFETALRRVVAEADTFALRFADTDDGPRCHPAPDADDWPLHRVDVSGAGDPEAAAWEHVRADLATPVDLEKGPLFAHTLLTLASDRHLWLLRAHHLLLDGYSYKLLGRRLADAYNALAEGREPEPSAFAPVSRLQEEEAAYLASERHAQDRDHWARRLADLPEPARLTSRTAAPTAPFLRRTAELTPAETEALDAAAARLGVRRTDLLTAATAAYLHRMTGAEDLVLGLATMSRLGSAALRTPGTASDVLPLRVAATPGTPVAELVRAVAGELKALRRHQRYRGEFLRRDLGLLGTGRRLYGPVLNIVPFDESPVFGGHPTTWHHLSGGAVDDFQISVRPGPRGGGLWLAFDANPALYEEDELALHRERFLAVLHRLAAAGPVTPLGDLDVLLPGEHPRDTPVRTFPAERTLTELFEAQVAAGPERTAVSHGHERLTYAALNTEANRLARLLTAHGAGPGRVVALALERGLRLLPALLAVLKTGAAYLPLDPGQPAERLRLVVEDAAPVVLVTEQTHAHLAHDAVPAVLLDDPQVTADLARRSGADLTDAERHGPAGPSDTAYIIHTSGSTGRPKGVPVPHANVVRLFAAAAEHFDFRADDVWTLFHSYAFDFSVWEIWGALLHGGRLVVVPYAVSRSPREFLDLLHREGVTVLSQTPSAFEQLVDADAEHGGDAGALRYVVFGGEALRPARLRPWTERHGLDRPALVNMYGITETTVHVTHHRLTAADLDDPRRAGVIGTPLADLRVHLLDAAGRPVPPGATGEMYVSGAGVATGYLHRPELTAERFLDDPYGPPGTRMYRSGDLARRRPDGTLDYLGRADAQIQLRGFRVEPGEIEAVLAAHPGVTRAAVVPRHAGNGALHLVAYTVPSGDDAPASPADLRAHAAAHLPEHMVPAACVPVETLPLTANGKLDVQALPDPDFTAAASGARPVTPEQALVCALFEDVLQLPRDSVGVDAGFFDLGGDSLLATRLLARLRHGTGAEIPITALFETPTPAALARRVAVRAHDALPRPVLGDVARPRRVPLSFAQERMWFLNRLDEGAATYHIPLLVPAGPELDAEALDTALGDLADRHESLRTVIAEHDGVPYQRILAPGELRPVLRRIDCPAAETAAHVTAALRRRFDLTAESPLAAWLLGTGTERVLLFVLHHAAADGWSLGPFAADLSAAYASRRQGRAPDWTPPAVQYADYALWQRALLAPGPDGPGRLERLTAHWRTALDGLPEECTLPGDRPRPTAPRGGGAHVELAVDPALHRELLRLADREGASLFMVLHAAVSALLTRCGAGEDIVLGTPVAGRTEPGLDPLIGLIANTLVLRADTSGDPAFRDLLARLRTADLAALDHQDLPFDRLVEDLNPPRTPGRHPLFQVMLALQNNRPAVLELDGSRTELRPIPTGTAKFDLFVDVLERHGPEGTPDGLTLHVEYATDLYDAGTAEAFARALHDVLSTVSADPVTRLGDLPALPERTPAPAAADPAVLQDAALSVPGIRDAHALPGGGDAPSRLYVVPGRSDAAERVEEFLDRAGHGSVRVTAVNALPRTEEGTVDGAALRALPAVDATAARTWRERLAQLPGVTTVDVSVENAPEELDRRHTGLPDRSAEAAPAARTAEASGVPAVSEGPALAEPSVPSWAEALRRAAARDRGDIVHVHADGSEHRRTYASLVPEASRVLAGLRRAGLRPGDQVILQCDVTEDFLAALWGCVLGGFVAVPLTVPASYDTPSAALTKLEGIWRMLGRPWIVCSAGREAGLRAVAARQDWPGPRITTADALREAPEDHDWHPAEPDDLLLMLMTSGSTGLPKAVRLTHRNVLTRSAATEQMNGLGADDVSLNWIPLDHVTGVVMFHLRDVYLGCRQVHAPTSWILQDPLRWMDLADRHRVTVTWAPNFAFGLLAEQAHRFTGRAWDLSPMRLVMNAGEVVVASAARAFLHTLEPFGLPQDVMHPGWGMSETCSVVTDAVLPAEPVPGEGTFVSCGRPYPGFAMRIVDEQGTVLTEGEAGRFQVRGTSVTGGYHDNPAANAEAFTDDGWFDTGDLAFLRDGELYITGRAKDVIIVNGVNHYSHEIEACVEELPYAERSFTAAVAVRTDPSSPTDELALFLHLTPEATADPARALREIAGKVTREIGVSPSFLIPVARDAVPKTEIGKIQRTRLRKSFEAGDFDDEVRRTQLLLGTAATVPDWFLRPVWQRAERPAARPTASGRHTLVLAGGDPRAGALAQRLADALRSAGGLCTVVGEGASYTRTDAAHYRVRPAEESDYAALLDRLEHDHRPVDAVLHLDGLRAGPPEAPDDTTGAERLLAFARALTARSGRQRPVDLVHVSAGAQAVRAGDHPSPPHALAGALLKSLAEECGWLRTRHLDLPPDDGTDPLALLTAEAAATADGADVAYRDGLRYERRLAPLPDSPPRTEPPAHDGFTLLTGGLGGVGTEIAAHLLRTPGTRLLVLGRTPEDEARALPRLRERGEVRYARADVTDEARVRAAVEAATEAWGVPLTSVLHLAGTLVERPVRELDAPTWRRALEAKVRGAWILHRLTADHPVHSFVTFSSVNGFFGGAMNAAYAAANAYLDALAGYRRGLGLPAQSLAWSMWRERGMSRGYGLTALTEARGYRLLDVPAALRSFDLARTLDEPHLLVGADRTAPWVRSHVVAPVRQTRRLAARVGLQDGTDLGALYRAVTGSARAAGLSDDGWTLRSAGTSARPDETGTEDGLRRLESRLSEVWCDVLGRDRVGLDDNFFDLGGNSLLLVTAQTAVNRAFDSELSVVDLFAHPTVRDLARHLSATGAGPAPDAEAPSRSETGDGLDRAREQARRQRAARARRTARQGKDRGHA from the coding sequence ATGTCACTCCAGGAGGACGCACGTCGACCGCTGTCCGGAGCCCAGGAGGGCCTCTGGTACGCCGGACGGCTCGCACCGGACAGTGCCGCGTACAACACCGCGGAGGCCGTGGAGGTCCACGGACCCCTCGACACCGCCCTGTTCGAGACCGCGCTGCGGCGCGTCGTCGCCGAGGCCGACACCTTCGCCCTGCGTTTCGCCGACACCGACGACGGCCCCCGCTGCCACCCCGCACCGGACGCGGACGACTGGCCCCTGCACCGGGTCGACGTCAGCGGCGCCGGGGACCCCGAGGCCGCCGCGTGGGAGCACGTCCGCGCCGACCTCGCGACCCCCGTCGACCTGGAGAAAGGCCCCCTCTTCGCGCACACCCTGCTGACCCTGGCGTCCGACCGCCACCTCTGGCTGCTGAGGGCACATCACCTGCTCCTGGACGGCTACAGCTACAAGCTCCTCGGGCGCCGCCTGGCCGACGCCTACAACGCCCTGGCCGAGGGGCGGGAACCGGAGCCCAGCGCCTTCGCACCGGTGAGCCGGCTCCAGGAGGAGGAGGCGGCCTACCTCGCCTCCGAACGGCACGCCCAGGACCGTGACCACTGGGCGCGGCGCCTGGCCGACCTGCCCGAGCCCGCCCGGCTCACCTCCCGCACGGCGGCCCCCACGGCGCCCTTCCTGCGCCGCACCGCCGAACTGACGCCCGCCGAGACCGAAGCGCTCGACGCCGCGGCGGCCCGCCTCGGGGTCCGGCGCACCGACCTGCTCACCGCCGCGACCGCCGCCTACCTGCACCGGATGACCGGCGCCGAAGACCTGGTGCTGGGTCTGGCCACGATGAGCCGCCTCGGCAGCGCCGCCCTGCGCACCCCGGGCACCGCCTCCGACGTCCTCCCGCTGCGCGTGGCAGCCACCCCCGGCACGCCCGTCGCGGAGCTGGTCCGAGCCGTCGCCGGTGAACTGAAGGCCCTGCGCCGCCACCAGCGCTACCGGGGCGAGTTCCTCCGCCGCGACCTGGGCCTGCTGGGCACCGGGCGCCGGCTGTACGGACCGGTGCTCAACATCGTCCCGTTCGACGAGTCCCCGGTCTTCGGCGGACACCCCACCACCTGGCACCACCTGTCCGGCGGAGCCGTCGACGACTTCCAGATCTCGGTGCGTCCCGGCCCCCGCGGCGGCGGCCTGTGGCTGGCCTTCGACGCCAATCCCGCCCTGTACGAGGAGGACGAACTCGCCCTGCACCGCGAGAGGTTCCTCGCGGTGCTGCACCGGCTGGCCGCGGCCGGACCGGTGACGCCGCTGGGCGACCTGGACGTCCTGCTGCCGGGTGAACACCCCCGCGACACACCCGTCCGCACCTTCCCGGCCGAGCGGACCCTCACGGAACTGTTCGAGGCACAGGTGGCGGCCGGGCCCGAGCGCACGGCCGTCAGCCACGGGCACGAACGGCTCACGTACGCCGCGCTCAACACCGAGGCAAACCGGCTCGCCCGGCTGCTGACCGCGCACGGCGCGGGGCCCGGCCGGGTCGTGGCGCTCGCCCTGGAACGCGGCCTGCGGCTGCTGCCCGCCCTGCTGGCCGTCCTCAAGACCGGCGCCGCCTACCTGCCCCTGGACCCCGGCCAGCCGGCCGAGCGGCTGCGGCTCGTCGTCGAGGACGCGGCCCCCGTGGTGCTGGTCACCGAGCAGACCCACGCCCACCTCGCCCACGACGCCGTCCCCGCCGTGCTGCTGGACGACCCGCAGGTGACCGCGGACCTCGCCCGCCGCTCCGGCGCCGACCTGACCGACGCCGAACGGCACGGCCCGGCCGGCCCGTCCGACACCGCCTACATCATCCACACCTCCGGCTCCACCGGCCGCCCCAAGGGCGTACCCGTGCCGCACGCCAACGTCGTACGGCTCTTCGCCGCCGCGGCCGAGCACTTCGACTTCCGTGCCGACGACGTGTGGACGCTGTTCCACTCCTACGCCTTCGACTTCTCCGTGTGGGAGATCTGGGGCGCCCTGCTGCACGGCGGCCGGCTCGTCGTCGTGCCCTACGCCGTCAGCCGTTCGCCGCGCGAGTTCCTGGACCTGCTGCACCGGGAGGGTGTCACCGTCCTCAGCCAGACGCCGTCCGCGTTCGAGCAGCTCGTCGACGCCGACGCGGAACACGGGGGTGACGCCGGGGCGCTGCGCTACGTCGTCTTCGGCGGGGAGGCCCTGCGCCCGGCGCGGCTGCGCCCCTGGACCGAACGGCACGGCCTGGACCGCCCGGCGCTGGTGAACATGTACGGCATCACCGAGACCACCGTGCACGTCACCCACCACCGGCTCACCGCGGCCGACCTGGACGACCCGCGCCGCGCCGGCGTCATCGGCACTCCGCTCGCCGACCTCCGGGTCCACCTGCTGGACGCCGCGGGACGCCCGGTACCGCCCGGCGCGACCGGCGAGATGTACGTCTCCGGCGCCGGTGTCGCCACCGGCTACCTGCACCGCCCCGAGCTGACCGCCGAACGCTTCCTCGACGACCCCTACGGCCCGCCCGGCACCCGCATGTACCGTTCGGGCGACCTGGCCCGGCGCCGCCCCGACGGCACCCTCGACTACCTCGGCCGCGCCGACGCCCAGATTCAGCTGCGCGGCTTCCGCGTCGAGCCCGGCGAGATCGAGGCCGTCCTCGCCGCCCACCCGGGCGTCACCCGCGCCGCCGTCGTACCCCGCCACGCCGGCAACGGCGCCCTGCACCTCGTCGCCTACACCGTCCCCTCCGGCGACGACGCACCCGCGAGCCCCGCCGACCTGCGCGCCCACGCCGCCGCCCACCTGCCCGAGCACATGGTCCCCGCCGCCTGCGTCCCGGTGGAGACCCTGCCGCTGACCGCGAACGGCAAGCTCGACGTCCAGGCCCTGCCCGACCCCGACTTCACCGCCGCCGCGTCCGGCGCCCGTCCCGTCACACCCGAACAGGCCCTGGTGTGCGCCCTGTTCGAGGACGTGCTGCAGCTGCCGCGGGACTCCGTGGGGGTGGACGCCGGCTTCTTCGACCTGGGCGGCGACTCCCTGCTCGCCACCAGACTGCTGGCCCGTCTGCGGCACGGGACCGGCGCGGAGATCCCCATCACCGCCCTGTTCGAGACGCCGACCCCGGCGGCGCTCGCACGTCGGGTCGCCGTACGGGCGCACGATGCCCTGCCCCGGCCGGTCCTCGGCGACGTCGCGCGCCCCCGGCGGGTGCCGCTGTCCTTCGCGCAGGAACGCATGTGGTTCCTGAACCGGCTCGACGAGGGCGCGGCCACCTACCACATCCCGCTCCTCGTCCCCGCCGGGCCGGAGCTGGACGCCGAGGCGCTCGACACGGCCCTCGGCGACCTGGCCGACCGGCACGAGAGCCTGCGCACGGTGATCGCCGAGCACGACGGAGTGCCCTACCAGCGCATCCTGGCGCCGGGAGAGCTGCGCCCGGTGCTGCGGCGGATCGACTGCCCCGCCGCGGAGACCGCCGCCCATGTCACCGCCGCGCTGCGGCGCCGCTTCGACCTGACCGCCGAAAGCCCCCTCGCGGCCTGGCTGCTGGGCACCGGCACCGAGCGGGTCCTGCTGTTCGTGCTGCACCACGCCGCCGCCGACGGCTGGTCGCTCGGCCCCTTCGCCGCCGACCTGTCCGCCGCCTACGCGTCCCGCCGCCAGGGGCGGGCCCCCGACTGGACCCCGCCGGCGGTGCAGTACGCCGACTACGCACTGTGGCAGCGCGCCCTGCTGGCCCCCGGACCGGACGGCCCCGGCCGGCTGGAACGGCTCACCGCCCACTGGCGCACCGCGCTGGACGGCCTGCCCGAGGAGTGCACCCTGCCCGGCGACCGGCCGCGGCCCACCGCGCCGCGCGGCGGCGGCGCGCACGTCGAACTCGCCGTCGACCCCGCACTGCACCGTGAACTGCTGCGCCTCGCCGACCGTGAGGGCGCCAGCCTGTTCATGGTGCTGCACGCCGCCGTCAGCGCCCTGCTCACCCGCTGCGGCGCCGGCGAGGACATCGTCCTCGGCACCCCCGTGGCGGGCCGCACCGAACCCGGCCTCGACCCCCTGATCGGCCTGATCGCCAACACCCTGGTGCTGCGCGCCGACACCTCCGGCGACCCCGCCTTCCGGGACCTCCTCGCCCGGCTGCGCACCGCCGACCTGGCCGCCCTGGACCACCAGGACCTGCCCTTCGACCGGCTGGTGGAGGACCTCAACCCGCCCCGCACGCCCGGCCGTCACCCCCTGTTCCAGGTGATGCTCGCCCTGCAGAACAACAGGCCGGCCGTCCTCGAACTCGACGGCTCCCGCACCGAGTTGCGGCCCATCCCCACCGGCACCGCCAAGTTCGACCTCTTCGTGGACGTCCTGGAGCGCCACGGCCCCGAGGGCACCCCCGACGGCCTGACGCTGCACGTCGAGTACGCCACCGACCTCTACGACGCCGGCACCGCCGAGGCGTTCGCCCGCGCGCTGCACGACGTCCTGAGCACGGTGAGCGCCGACCCCGTTACCCGCCTCGGGGACCTGCCCGCCCTCCCCGAGCGCACCCCCGCCCCGGCCGCGGCCGATCCCGCCGTCCTTCAGGACGCGGCCCTGTCCGTGCCCGGCATCCGCGACGCCCACGCCCTGCCCGGCGGTGGCGACGCCCCGTCGCGCCTGTACGTGGTGCCCGGGCGGTCCGACGCCGCGGAACGCGTCGAGGAGTTCCTGGACCGCGCGGGCCACGGCTCCGTCCGCGTCACGGCGGTCAACGCCCTGCCCCGGACCGAGGAAGGCACCGTGGACGGCGCGGCACTGCGCGCCCTGCCCGCCGTCGACGCGACCGCGGCCCGGACCTGGCGGGAGCGGCTCGCCCAGCTGCCCGGCGTCACCACGGTCGACGTGTCGGTCGAGAACGCCCCGGAGGAACTCGACCGCCGCCACACCGGACTGCCCGACCGCTCCGCCGAAGCGGCCCCGGCCGCCCGCACCGCGGAAGCCTCCGGCGTCCCGGCCGTCAGCGAAGGCCCCGCCCTCGCCGAGCCGTCCGTGCCGAGCTGGGCCGAGGCCCTGCGCCGCGCCGCCGCGCGGGACCGGGGCGACATCGTCCACGTGCACGCGGACGGCAGCGAGCACCGGCGCACCTACGCGTCCCTCGTCCCCGAGGCCTCCCGCGTCCTGGCCGGACTGCGCCGGGCCGGACTGCGCCCCGGCGACCAGGTCATCCTCCAGTGCGACGTCACCGAGGACTTCCTCGCCGCGCTGTGGGGCTGCGTCCTCGGCGGTTTCGTCGCCGTCCCGCTGACCGTCCCCGCCTCCTACGACACCCCCTCCGCGGCACTCACCAAACTGGAGGGCATCTGGCGGATGCTCGGCCGGCCCTGGATCGTGTGCTCCGCCGGCCGCGAGGCCGGTCTGCGCGCGGTCGCCGCCCGGCAGGACTGGCCCGGGCCGCGCATCACCACCGCCGACGCCCTGCGCGAGGCGCCCGAGGACCACGACTGGCACCCCGCCGAGCCGGACGACCTCCTGCTGATGCTCATGACGTCCGGCAGCACCGGCCTGCCCAAGGCGGTGCGGCTCACCCACCGCAACGTGCTGACCCGCTCGGCCGCCACCGAGCAGATGAACGGCCTCGGCGCCGACGACGTCTCCCTCAACTGGATCCCGCTCGACCACGTCACCGGCGTGGTGATGTTCCACCTGCGCGACGTGTACCTCGGCTGCCGCCAGGTCCACGCCCCCACCTCCTGGATCCTGCAGGACCCGCTGCGCTGGATGGACCTCGCCGACCGGCACCGGGTCACCGTCACCTGGGCGCCCAACTTCGCCTTCGGGCTCCTCGCCGAACAGGCCCACCGCTTCACCGGCCGCGCCTGGGACCTGTCGCCGATGCGGCTGGTCATGAACGCCGGCGAGGTGGTCGTCGCCTCCGCCGCCCGCGCGTTCCTGCACACGCTCGAGCCCTTCGGTCTGCCGCAGGACGTGATGCACCCCGGCTGGGGCATGTCCGAGACCTGCTCCGTGGTCACCGACGCCGTCCTGCCCGCCGAACCCGTGCCGGGCGAAGGGACGTTCGTCAGCTGCGGCCGGCCCTACCCGGGGTTCGCCATGCGGATCGTCGACGAACAGGGCACGGTCCTCACCGAGGGCGAGGCGGGCCGCTTCCAGGTCCGCGGCACCTCGGTGACCGGCGGCTACCACGACAACCCGGCGGCCAACGCCGAGGCGTTCACCGACGACGGCTGGTTCGACACCGGCGACCTGGCGTTCCTGCGCGACGGCGAGCTCTACATCACCGGCCGGGCCAAGGACGTCATCATCGTCAACGGGGTGAACCACTACAGCCACGAGATCGAGGCGTGCGTCGAGGAACTGCCCTACGCGGAGCGGAGTTTCACCGCCGCGGTCGCGGTGCGCACCGACCCCTCGTCACCCACCGACGAACTCGCCCTGTTCCTGCACCTCACCCCGGAGGCCACCGCCGACCCGGCCCGCGCCCTGCGTGAGATCGCCGGCAAGGTCACCCGGGAGATCGGCGTCAGCCCGTCCTTCCTCATCCCCGTGGCGCGGGACGCCGTCCCCAAGACGGAGATCGGCAAGATCCAGCGCACCAGGCTCCGCAAGAGCTTCGAGGCGGGCGACTTCGACGACGAGGTGCGCCGGACCCAGCTGCTGCTGGGCACCGCGGCCACCGTCCCCGACTGGTTCCTGCGCCCGGTGTGGCAGCGCGCGGAACGCCCCGCTGCCCGCCCCACGGCGTCCGGCCGGCACACCCTCGTCCTCGCGGGCGGCGACCCGCGGGCCGGCGCACTCGCACAACGGCTCGCCGACGCGCTGCGCTCCGCCGGGGGCCTGTGCACGGTGGTCGGCGAAGGAGCGTCGTACACCCGGACCGACGCCGCGCACTACCGCGTCCGGCCCGCCGAGGAGTCCGACTACGCCGCGCTGCTGGACCGGCTGGAGCACGACCACCGGCCCGTCGACGCCGTCCTCCACCTCGACGGGCTCCGGGCAGGCCCCCCGGAGGCGCCGGACGACACGACGGGTGCGGAGCGGCTGCTCGCCTTCGCCCGGGCCCTCACCGCCCGGTCCGGCCGGCAGCGCCCCGTGGACCTGGTCCACGTGTCCGCGGGCGCCCAGGCCGTCCGCGCCGGCGACCACCCCTCCCCGCCCCACGCCCTGGCCGGAGCACTGCTCAAGTCGCTGGCCGAGGAGTGCGGCTGGCTGCGGACCCGGCACCTCGACCTGCCACCGGACGACGGCACCGACCCGCTGGCCCTCCTGACGGCCGAGGCGGCCGCCACCGCGGACGGCGCGGACGTGGCGTACCGCGACGGACTGCGCTACGAACGCCGCCTCGCCCCCCTGCCCGACAGCCCGCCCCGCACCGAGCCGCCCGCGCACGACGGCTTCACCCTGCTCACCGGAGGCCTCGGCGGCGTCGGCACCGAGATCGCCGCCCACCTGCTGCGCACCCCGGGCACCCGGCTGCTCGTCCTCGGACGCACCCCGGAGGACGAGGCCCGCGCCCTGCCGCGGCTGCGCGAACGCGGGGAGGTCCGCTACGCCCGCGCCGACGTCACCGACGAAGCCCGGGTCCGCGCCGCGGTCGAGGCCGCCACCGAGGCGTGGGGCGTGCCCCTGACGTCGGTGCTGCACCTGGCCGGGACGCTCGTGGAGCGCCCCGTCCGCGAACTGGACGCCCCCACCTGGCGCCGGGCGCTGGAGGCGAAGGTGCGCGGCGCGTGGATCCTGCACCGGCTCACCGCCGACCACCCGGTCCACTCCTTCGTCACCTTCTCCTCGGTCAACGGCTTCTTCGGCGGCGCCATGAACGCCGCCTACGCCGCCGCCAACGCCTACCTGGACGCCCTCGCCGGGTACCGCCGCGGCCTCGGCCTGCCCGCGCAGTCGCTCGCCTGGAGCATGTGGCGCGAACGCGGCATGAGCCGCGGCTACGGTCTCACCGCGCTCACCGAGGCCCGGGGCTACCGGCTGCTCGACGTTCCCGCCGCGCTGCGCTCCTTCGACCTCGCCCGCACCCTCGACGAACCGCACCTGCTGGTCGGCGCCGACCGCACCGCCCCCTGGGTGCGCAGCCACGTCGTGGCCCCGGTGCGCCAGACCCGCCGCCTGGCCGCGCGGGTCGGCCTGCAGGACGGCACCGACCTCGGCGCCCTGTACCGCGCCGTCACCGGCAGCGCCCGCGCGGCCGGCCTGTCCGACGACGGATGGACGCTGCGCTCGGCGGGCACGAGCGCTCGCCCGGACGAGACGGGGACGGAAGACGGCCTGCGGCGGCTGGAGAGCCGGCTCTCCGAGGTGTGGTGCGACGTCCTGGGCCGCGACCGGGTGGGCCTGGACGACAACTTCTTCGACCTGGGCGGCAACTCCCTGCTCCTGGTCACCGCCCAGACCGCCGTCAATCGCGCCTTCGACAGCGAACTGTCGGTGGTCGACCTGTTCGCGCACCCCACCGTCCGGGACCTGGCCCGCCACCTGTCGGCCACCGGCGCGGGCCCGGCGCCGGACGCCGAGGCGCCCTCCCGGTCGGAGACCGGCGACGGCCTGGACCGCGCCCGGGAACAAGCCCGCCGGCAACGCGCCGCCCGCGCCCGCCGCACCGCCCGTCAGGGCAAGGACCGCGGCCATGCGTGA
- a CDS encoding protein kinase: protein MHRALCPVETLYVGQRSRAVLSCTLRGPVDLAALSAAFDALTEANPPLRSRIEQDGGGHVLRLLGADERPRLITRTGDEEEAYAAELNRPLPVGGPLSRAVLVSAPDGRSHLFMLVIDHTVTDGHSSIAAHNALWDRYRALVEGTTDGTAAPGLPRWPEPVSRLLPPADEADTVKYLDGRLEEIRRHPVELVPYDAAGDEGDDPDGHIEVRRLTLDADLTSRLRGTARASGVSVHALIAATLLAAARRRLAGDDGARTLGCLSPVDLRARLTPPVPASDLVPAVTTHLQALEVDARSEPLELARAVHTRLGDFLARGDHFHEMRITPEIPRNPALQLATVIATNMGVVPGPRLPDGLRAADVRLVPAREHYFPQAGRSPVMACVVSFEGRLSIEFPHSTACYSPSFMRAFRDDVRAGLLRFTDVVEPGLARATG from the coding sequence ATGCACCGTGCGCTGTGTCCGGTCGAGACGCTCTACGTGGGCCAGAGAAGCAGGGCCGTGCTGTCCTGCACCCTGCGTGGACCGGTGGACCTCGCGGCGCTGTCCGCCGCGTTCGACGCCCTGACGGAGGCGAACCCGCCGCTGCGGTCCCGCATCGAACAGGACGGCGGCGGGCATGTGTTGCGCCTTCTCGGCGCGGACGAGCGGCCCCGGCTGATCACCCGGACCGGCGACGAGGAGGAGGCCTACGCGGCGGAGCTGAACAGGCCGCTGCCGGTCGGCGGCCCGCTGAGCCGTGCCGTGCTGGTCAGCGCGCCGGACGGCCGGAGCCACCTGTTCATGCTGGTGATCGACCACACCGTCACCGACGGCCACAGCAGCATCGCGGCGCACAACGCGCTGTGGGACCGCTACCGGGCGCTGGTCGAAGGCACCACCGACGGCACTGCCGCTCCGGGACTCCCGCGCTGGCCCGAGCCCGTGAGCCGACTGCTGCCTCCGGCCGACGAGGCCGACACGGTGAAGTACCTCGACGGCCGGCTGGAGGAGATACGGCGCCACCCGGTCGAGCTGGTCCCGTACGATGCCGCGGGCGATGAGGGTGACGACCCGGACGGGCACATCGAGGTCCGCCGGCTGACCCTGGACGCGGACCTCACCTCCCGGCTGCGCGGTACGGCGCGCGCCTCGGGTGTCTCCGTGCACGCCCTGATCGCCGCGACGCTGCTGGCGGCGGCCCGGCGGCGCCTGGCCGGGGACGACGGGGCGCGCACGCTCGGCTGCCTCTCCCCCGTCGACCTGCGTGCGCGGCTCACCCCGCCGGTGCCCGCCTCCGACCTGGTCCCCGCGGTCACCACCCATCTGCAGGCCCTGGAGGTGGACGCGCGTTCCGAGCCGCTGGAGCTGGCCCGTGCCGTGCACACCCGGCTGGGCGACTTCCTGGCCCGCGGCGACCACTTCCACGAGATGCGCATCACGCCGGAGATCCCCCGGAATCCCGCGCTGCAACTGGCCACGGTGATCGCCACGAACATGGGCGTGGTCCCCGGTCCGCGGCTGCCGGACGGGCTGCGGGCGGCCGACGTGCGCCTCGTTCCGGCCCGCGAGCACTACTTCCCGCAGGCGGGACGCAGCCCCGTCATGGCGTGCGTGGTCTCCTTCGAGGGCCGGCTCTCCATCGAGTTCCCGCACTCCACCGCCTGTTACAGCCCGTCCTTCATGCGGGCGTTCCGCGACGACGTGCGCGCCGGGCTGCTGCGTTTCACGGACGTGGTGGAACCGGGGCTCGCCCGCGCCACCGGCTGA
- a CDS encoding RNA polymerase sigma factor: MTTVSELPSPLTLLPRAQAGDEHAMNHLLTAITPYVARICRSITHDDGADATQEALLAVYRGLGSLREPAAFYGWVRSVTVREAIRTARRYGAESCCSEVDSREETDPLDAVYISDVLERLSQAHRQVLTLRAYGLNEEEMAEVLALPVGTVRSRLFRARRRFQEAWQPSAA; encoded by the coding sequence ATGACGACCGTCAGCGAACTGCCCTCCCCCCTGACGCTGCTCCCCCGGGCCCAGGCCGGCGACGAGCACGCGATGAACCACCTGCTGACCGCCATCACGCCCTACGTCGCCCGCATCTGCAGGTCCATCACCCACGACGACGGTGCCGACGCCACGCAGGAGGCACTGCTCGCCGTCTACCGCGGCCTGGGCTCCCTGCGCGAACCGGCGGCGTTCTACGGCTGGGTGCGCTCGGTGACGGTCCGCGAGGCCATCCGCACCGCCAGGCGCTACGGCGCGGAGAGCTGCTGCTCCGAGGTGGACTCGCGGGAGGAGACCGATCCCCTGGACGCGGTGTACATCAGTGACGTGCTGGAGCGGCTGTCCCAGGCGCACCGGCAGGTCCTCACCCTGCGCGCCTACGGGCTGAACGAGGAGGAGATGGCCGAGGTGCTCGCGCTGCCCGTGGGCACCGTCCGCTCGCGTCTGTTCCGGGCCCGCCGCCGGTTCCAGGAGGCGTGGCAGCCCTCGGCGGCGTGA
- a CDS encoding LuxR C-terminal-related transcriptional regulator, with the protein MATTSFPDASPRKKTAAAAVPVRRDPIGAPDGATPEAACTAHVSPRTLAVTAAEPEFARQFSLSADEICGRGLLELLRSPAPGQLREKFTALSSGRCRRFRERVTGRDGEGRNFPAEVTAIAVGQPTGEIVGLVVFLRRAEEAADGGPVLSALDAQVLEGVASGESTVQLASRLYLSRQGIEYRVGQMLRRFDAPNRPALVARAHALGMFATGQWPPRVLPERVR; encoded by the coding sequence GTGGCGACCACGAGTTTCCCCGACGCCTCGCCCCGTAAGAAGACCGCCGCTGCGGCTGTTCCGGTCCGCCGTGACCCGATCGGCGCGCCGGACGGTGCCACCCCGGAAGCCGCCTGCACGGCCCACGTGTCCCCCCGGACGCTGGCCGTCACGGCCGCGGAACCGGAATTCGCCCGGCAATTCAGCCTGAGCGCCGACGAGATATGCGGACGCGGCCTGCTCGAACTGCTCCGTTCCCCGGCTCCCGGACAATTGCGGGAAAAGTTCACCGCGCTTTCCTCAGGACGTTGCCGCAGATTCAGGGAAAGGGTGACGGGTCGCGACGGAGAGGGCCGGAATTTCCCGGCCGAAGTCACCGCGATCGCCGTCGGACAGCCCACGGGTGAGATCGTCGGTCTGGTCGTGTTTCTGCGCCGGGCCGAAGAAGCGGCCGACGGCGGACCGGTACTCAGCGCCCTCGACGCGCAGGTGCTGGAAGGTGTCGCGAGTGGTGAATCCACGGTGCAGTTGGCCTCCCGTCTCTATCTGAGCCGTCAGGGGATCGAATACCGCGTCGGCCAGATGCTGCGGCGTTTCGACGCCCCCAACCGGCCCGCTCTGGTGGCGCGGGCGCACGCGCTCGGGATGTTCGCCACCGGACAGTGGCCCCCGCGGGTCCTCCCGGAGCGTGTGCGGTAG